Part of the uncultured Desulfobacter sp. genome, AGCTTTTCTGAATTTAAATTAACCTCGATAGATAAATCTACAATTAGTTATCTATCAAATGTTGTTGTAAACAGGTTGGAAAGAGAGAGAAACGAGAGAGAAAGTAGATTGATATTAAATTCAATGGAAAGCAGTAGCAAACAAATTACTTTAGGTGAGATCTCCTGGGAGATAACACATGAAGTTGGTAATACGGTAAATAATTTAGCGTCTTCTATAGCCGCACTATATGAGAACCCAATTATTGAATCAAATCAAGAACTAAATGTTCAGATAACGGAATTAAAGGACCTAATTGAAGATGCAATAGAAATTGTAACGAAACATCGTACTTGGTATAACCCTTCAAGCCAAATCGAAATTTTTAATCCGAATAAAAGATTAGATGAAATTATTGATGTCTTTAAGAAAAAGCGAAGAATAAAGTCGAAGAAAATAAAGCTCACTTACAAGCCTGGGAAGTTTTTTCCATTAAAAATGGTTAAAGTTAGATTTTCGGAAATTTGTTTTAATTTAATTCTAAATTCATATCAAGCAATTCCTGAAAAAAAGAAAGGTCATATCCATGTCTCAACAGGAATATCTGGGGAGAGTTTTTTTGTAAAAATAGTTGATGATGGTATAGGTATAAAAAAACAAGATATGGATAAGATTTTTGATAAGTATTCAACCAAAAAAAATGGAACTGGTTTAGGGTTGTATGTCAGTAAAAGATTTGCCGAAGAGGTTAAATCAGAATCTGGAGTCAAAGGCCAAATAGAGGTTAAGCCCAATAGTGTTGGCAGCGGGGTAGCATTTACTGTTCATTTACCAAAGGGACTTGATAATGAGTAGAGAAATCGTTGATCTATGCAAACAAACAACAATTTTAGCGATTGATGACGAAAAAAGTTTTTTAAAGAGTTTAGAACGATTATTAAAATATCCTGGACAATTTTTAAAAGCTGAAAATGGAGATCAAGCAATTGATCTTGTAAAAGAATATAAAGTTGATCTTATCTTGCTTGATCAGACGTTGGAAGATGAATTAGGAACAGATGTACTAAAAAAAATATTAAAAATTCAACCAGATGTAAGAGTCGTTCTAATAACTATTTGTGAAGAGAACGATGTACGTTCACAGATGCCGTTTAACCAAAATAGTATTAAAGCTTATTTTCAAAAACCTCTTAAAATAAATAGATACCAAAGATTAAAAGATACCGTTCAAGAGGTTTTAATTTCAACAATCGATAACTCGTTTCATGAAATAAATGATTTTAAACAAATTATTACCGAAAATGTGGGTTATGTTGAAGAATTTGTTGATGAGTTTGCAAATGTAATTTTGTATGATGAAGAGGAAAACGGTCATCAAAGTATACTTCCCAAAGTGGTGTTAGAAAGGAACGCAATATATGAAGGGATGAATTTTATGGCAAAATCCTTTATCGCAGATAGAAATATCATTACTACATTTGGTCGGTTGCCTGACGATGAGGCGACAAAAAAGATTATAGAAGACATTGCAAAAGATATTGACT contains:
- a CDS encoding response regulator; this translates as MSREIVDLCKQTTILAIDDEKSFLKSLERLLKYPGQFLKAENGDQAIDLVKEYKVDLILLDQTLEDELGTDVLKKILKIQPDVRVVLITICEENDVRSQMPFNQNSIKAYFQKPLKINRYQRLKDTVQEVLISTIDNSFHEINDFKQIITENVGYVEEFVDEFANVILYDEEENGHQSILPKVVLERNAIYEGMNFMAKSFIADRNIITTFGRLPDDEATKKIIEDIAKDIDFELGNDEW